AACGCGTCCTTGTACAGCCTGAAACAAGAGGGTCTGGGCGGAGTCGTGATCTCCGAGCAGTTCGTCTCGGATCTCCTTCTGGTGGGCTCCGTGACGATGACGTCCGGCGAGAACCCGGGAAGCCCCTACCTGGTCACCCTCCAAGGCCCCGCGTCGACCCTGGACCGGGTCGAGCGCGGCGTCGTGGTCCGGTTTGGAGAGGGCGCGGCGATGCGGGCCGCGCCGGACCGCCTCATCGTGCACCGCGTGGCGCCCATGACCGTGCGCAATCTCGCGATCGGGCTGAACCCCTACGTGGCCCAAGCGGTGCGCGACGCGGGGCTTGCGATCGTCGCGCGCGCGTCCAACCCCGCCGGCGCCGGCGCCGAGACCGTGCGCGAAACCGTGCGATGGATGAAGGAGCTGGGTGCCAGCTACTTCCTGCCGCAGGGGGAGCAGGTGTTGGGGCGGCGGGACAACCTGGACGTGCTCGAGGAAACCCTAGCCCAAACGGGCATCCGCTACTGCACGCCCGAGTTCGTGAAGATCGGCGGCGATGCGAACGTCGTGGCGGCGGCCCCGGAGAACGTGGTGCGCCTCCACTCCGCGCAAGCGGCCGAACTTGACAAACTCCCCCTCTCCGAGGCCGTCGACCGCTACGTGCGCGCCGCCCGCGAGCGCAACATGCGCATGCTCCTGCTGCGCCCCCTCACCTACTCTGCGCAGCAGCCGATTCGTTCGTTTGGCGACTTCATGGCCGCGATCGGGGTCGACCTTCGGAAGCAGGGCGGCGACCTCGGCGTCTCGCGCCCGTTCGAGGAGCCCGCGCCACCCCGTCCGTTGCTCTGGCTGATCGGGCTGGCCGTCGCTCCGGTGGCCATGTGGGTCGGGACGCTGTTCGTCTCCGATCCTCGCGGGCGGAAGGTCGGATACGTGGTCCTCGGGTTGTTGGGGATCGCGTGTTGGGTGGACGCGGGGCGCTCGTGGATGGCGCTCGTCGGAGCCGTGACGTTCCCGACGCTCGCGTACGCCGCGATGCTTTCCCGCCAGTCGAAGAGCTGGGTGGTCGAGTACCTGGCGATGACCGCGACGAGCCTCGTCGGCGGCCTCGTCGTGGCCGGCATGCTCAACGGGCTGCCCTACCTCGTGCGCGCGGACCAGTTCTCCGGCGTCAAGGCCGCCCACTTCCTGCCGATCGGCCTGATCGGTTGGCTGTTGTTCCGCAAGCTCGCCGATCCGAAGGAGGCGCTCGGGGGCACCATCCGCTGGAGCCAGGCCCTGTTGACGCTTGCGGCTCTGGCGGCGCTCGCGCTGATGGCGACCCGTACCGGCAACGACAATCCGGCCGCGGTGAGCGGCTTGGAGATCAAGTTCCGGAGCGTGCTGGACGCCCTGTTGTTCGTGCGGCCGCGCACGAAGGAGTTCCTGGTCGGCCACCCCCTTTTGATCCTCGGACTCGCGCTCTGGATCCGGGAGCGCGCGGCTGGGGCGAAGGGGAATGCGGCCGGTTGGGCCGCCGTGGCCCTGGTGGCGGGTTCGATCGGCCAGACCAGCGTTGTGAACACGTTGTGCCACCTCCATACGCCCGTGGCGCTGAGCTTGGCCCGCATCGGGGTGGGCTTCCTGGCGGGCGGTATACTCGGCGCGATTCTATGGGCGCTCGTGGCGCGGGTCTTCACGCGCCCAGGGAGCTAATGTGGCGCACCTCCTCCTAGCCGGGTACCTGGGTTGCGGCAATCTGGGCGACGACGCGATGATGCTCGGTTTCCTCCACGGACTGGGCGGGGGCCACGACGTCACGGTGTTGAGCGGGAACCCCGAGGAGACCTTCCGACTGTACGGATTGCCCTCCGTCCCGCGCCGGGACATGGGCGCCGTCAAGCAGGCGATCTACACGTGCGATGCGCTCGTGTTTCCCGGAGGCAGCGTGTTCCAAGATGTCACCAGCCTCAAGAGCGTCGGCTACTACTCGCAGCTTGTGCGCCTGGCCAAGGCGGCCAAGAAGCCCGTGGCCATGGTCGGCCAGGGCGTCGGGCCGCTGAACCGCTACTTCGGCAAGCAGATGGCGGTCGGCGCGTTCAACGCCGCGGATGCGATCGTCGTGCGCGACCCGGGCTCGGCGGCGCTCCTACGGCAGTTGGGAGTGAAGACGCCCGTGCGGGTGGCGGCGGACCCCGTGTTCCTGCTTCCCAAACCGGCCGAGCGGGAGGACCAGACGAGCTTCCAGGTCGGGGAGATGCGCACCGTCGGGCTGGCCCCGCGCCCCCTGGGCAAGCGAACGAAGGACGTCGCGCAGCTTTTCGCCGATCTCGCGCGCCTGCTCTTCCAGGGGAACTTCATGCCGGTGCTGATCGAGATGGACCGCGAGGAGGACGGGGACCTCATCCTGCAGATCAACAAGCTGCAGGGCGGCAAGGTGCCCGACCTGCGCAAGGTGCAGACGCCGATGCAGTTGCAGCAACGCATCGCCCGGATGGACTCGGTGATCGCCATGCGCCTCCACGCGGGGGTGCTCGCCACCACGGTGGGCGTTCCGCCGTTCATGGTTTCCTACGACCCCAAAGTCACGGCTTTCGCCAACCTTCTGGACGTGGCCACGGCGCCTTCGATCGAAGGGTTGACCGCGCAACGCCTGTATGAGAACTTCGTGATGTTCGCGAAGGAGCGGGAGCGCGTGCTCAAGGTATTGGAGCGGCGCACGGGCGAACTACGCAAGCAGGCGGAACTGAACGTCGAAGCGGTCGTCGAGTGTCTAAGAGGAGCGCCGGGTTCGTAACCGCGCGTGCTCGGCCTGTCATGAATCGGTTTCGCTGGTTGCTACTGGGGTGTTGCGTCGGTTGGGCGGCGTCTGCCCCCGCGCAGCTCACCCCGTGGGCGCGCCGCGAGATCTTCGATCGAATCCAGATTACGGGCCAGCGGCGGTTGGGGTACCACGCCGTCACGGTGTCCGGCGATGCGGAGGCCTACCGCTCGGAGACGTACTACGGCCTCGGCGGGCAGCGGTTTACGGACGTGGGCCACGTGAACCTCTCGGGCCACAACGTGTTAGGAACGATCAGCTTCAACGTGCAGCTCTCGGACAATCGCTTCTCGGACCCACAGTCGCAAAAGGCGACGCTGACCTACAAGAACGGCCCGACCACCGTGGATCTCGGGGATATCCGAGGCTCGCTTCTCGGGGGCAACCGCTTCGTGCTGTTCAGCAAATCGCTGCGCGGAGTGTCGGCCTTGGTGCGGAAGGGGCGCTTCGCGGCCAAGGGCGTCTACAGCGAGTCGCGGGGCAGCGCGAAGACCATCAGCCTGAACGGCAACAACTCGGCCGGCCCTTACTATCTCGGCAACAGCCAGATCGTGGCGGACTCGGAGTCGGTGCGCATCGACGGTGTGGCGATGCGCCTCGGGCAGGACTACGTGATCAACTACGAGCTGGGCGCGATCACCTTCATCAACCGGATCGTCCCTCCCACGAGCTCGATCGTCGTTTCGTTCGAAGCCTTGGGTTTCAACGCGAACAAGGGCACGGTCCAGGGCGCCGCGGCGACCTACGACTTCGGGCGGTTCGGGCGCGCCGGCATCACCTATCTGGCGCAGCAGGCCCGCAGCTCGGGGGGGCTGAGCACGCGCCTCGAGCAGTTCCAGGGATTCGGCGCGGCCTCGACGCCCTACTTCCTGCAGTTCGAACCGCTGCTCTCGCGCCCAATCACGATTCGACTCGACGGCGTGCTCCAGACCGAAGGGATCGACTACCACTTCGATACGCTCAACACGAGCGTGTTCTACTTCAACCGCTTCGTTCCGGCGACGAGCATCATCGACGTCGTCTACACGCCGAAGCCGACCAGCACCGTCGATGGCGACCGACGCGTCGTCGGGTTGGACTATCGCATTCCCCTGGGCAAGTTCGGCCAGAGTGGATCGATCGGCTACAGCCAGGCGTTCGGCGAGCTGATCAACGACGTGACCCCTCTGAGCGGCACGGCGCGCGGCATCGACGGGGATTACCGCACTGGCGGGCTGACCTTGCGCGGCTCGATTCGCGACGTGCCCGACGGCTTCGTCAGCGTCGAGTCCCGCGGGTTCAACCGAAACGAGCGCGCGTGGGACCTGTCGGCCGATGTTCTGGCTGGCAAGTGGAGTTACGGCGCCTCGAATCAGAACAGCAGCATCGCGATCCGACGCACCGGAACCAACGGGGAGTTCTCGTTCGACCGCACCCGCGCGACGCGAGGTCAGGCCTACGCGTCCTTTCGCGAGAGCGACACGGCTGGTTGGTCGTTGGAGCACGTGCGCACCGGCAGCCAGTTCTCGGGATCGGAAACCCGCCTCGACACGACCACGCTCTCGACGACCCGGCGCATCGGGAAGGTCAACACCGTGCTCGGCCTCGAACGGCAGGACGGGTACGGTCCGATCGGGTCGTCCAGCCCCACTCCGGGCCACCTCTCCCTGGAAACCCTGCGCCTCGAAGCGACCTACGCGCTGGGCTCGGCGTGGACGTTCCGTGGCAGGACGAGCGCGAGCCGTATCAAGACGGACCTGGGCGACGGGGTGGGCAAGGACACGTCGTTGTCGGTTCGCTACGAGCCGGGCGACCGCCTGTTCGTGAACGCGTCGTACTTCCTCAGCGACTCCGGGCAGCTCGCGGTGCTGGGCGCGTTCCAGAACGGGCAAGGGCTGGGATACGGCGGCAACGGGTTCAGCGGGGGCGTAACAGGCGGCGGGTTCGCCGGGGCGACCGATGCGCGCTTGATCCAGGTGACCACGGGCTACCGCGCTTCCGACCGGTTGGCGTTCGACGCCCGCTACTACGAGACGCGCTCCGTGGGCTCGGTCACGTCGAACAGCGAGACCACGGCCTATGGGTTGGGAGCCCACTGGGATCTCGGGCGGACCCATGCGCTGGACTTCTCCATCGACAGCAGCAAGACCCAGTTCGTGGGATCGGCGCTGACGTCGGACGCGGTGACCTTCTACGGCGCCCTTTCGGGGGCCCCGGGCCGGTGGTCCTACCGCTTGGGGCTCAGCACGCTGGTCACGGGCGGCAACTCCCAGTTCGGACAGGACAGCGCCACGTTCGATGGCGCGCTCTCGTACCGTCTCGACCCGCGCCAGCGGCTGACGGCGTCCTATCAATCGGGGCGTACCCAGGGCTATCTGCCCCAGAGCGATTCGTTCTTCGGCCTAAGCCACCACTACCAGCTTTACAGCAGCGCGGAGCTGGTCACGAGTTACCGGTGGCGCAACGTGTCGAATCTCGACCCGATGATTACGTCCGGCGCGTACCGCTCGACGGGCTTCGACATCGAGCTGGCGTTCAATTTCAGGTGAAGTGTTGAGCACTCAACACTTCACCTGAGGCGGATCTAGCCGCCGACCAGATCCTTGACCTTCTCGCGGAACGGCTTGAAGATCGCGGGCGAGTAGCCGACGTGGATGAACGCGACTTTGCCTTCGCGGTCGAGCACCACCCAGTGGGGGATGCCGCTCACGCCGTAGGCTTCGCCGTTGTCCTTGCCTCCGAACACCATCGGCCAGGGCTCATCCTTCTCCTTGATGAAGTTGGCCATCTCGGCGAACTCCTCTTCGGGGCTGAGGTTCTTCTTCGCACCCACGTAGCCGTAGTACTGGGTCACGGCCACCATTTCGAGTCCTTTGTCGTGGAAGTCAGCGTACAGCTGCTTCAGGTCCGGAACGGACCTCTGGCAGAACCCTCACCAGTGGGCGGTGAAGTCGATGATGACGACCTTGCCCTTCCACTTGTCGAGGCCGGGATAGTCGCCGTGCTTGCGGTCGTAGTTGAGTTCGACGGCCGCCGAGCCGACGAGCGTCATCTGCTTCAGCGTGGAGCTGGCGCGTCGGGCGTAGGCGCTCGCCGGGTCCGTCTTCGCGACGTAATCCTCGAGCAGTTTGACCGCGTCGTCCTTCCGTCCCGCCTGCAGCAGGAGTTCGGACTTCTTGTCCACGACCGAGTAGCCGAGGCTGTCGTTGACGGACTTGCCGGTCGCGACGAGCGTGGTTCGGATCTGGTCGTCGGTCATGGCCGACCCGTCGCGGTTCTTCAGGTTGCGCGCCTTGGTGGAGGCGAACATCCGGTCGGCATACGCTTCGGGGGTTTCGAACTGGACCTGGGCCAGGGCCGCGTCGATGGCTTTCATCGCCGCGTCGGGGCCGAGGTCTTCGGCGATCGTGTCCGAGAACACGCCGACGACCGTGCGCAGGAACGCTTGGGTGGCGGCGAGGTTGGGCGCGGCGACCCCGGGAAGGGTCTGGGCGATCTTCTCGCCTTCGCCCAGCGTGTTGCAGGAGCTGAGCATCAGCATCTGCGCGGCGTATCGCTGGTCGGGGTCGGGTTTCGTCGTCAGGAATTTCGCGGCCAGGTCGCACGTCTCTTGGTGTTTTCCAGCCAAAGAGAACAGTTGCGCCCACGCGTAAGCCTGGGCCGCCTCCACCTTCGTCGGGTCGACACCCTGGATCGCCTCCGCTGCCTTGGCCGCGACATCCGCGTTCAAGGCGTTGACGTCGATGGTTCCACCCGAATTGCGCATCTCGGTGAGGCGCTGGGTTCGGAACTGGTTGATCGACTGAAGGAGCTCGGTTGGGTTCTTCGACTGTGCGAAGGAGGTGGCGACGCTCAAAAGGGCGGCGGCAAGCGCTGCCAATCGGAGTATCGGTTTCATGAATGCATGCACCTCAATGGAACACTACCCCTCGGGGAGACCCAAGGGTGCCCGCGGACTCAAGCGCGTGGCCCGTCGTGCCATAATCTCTCCTCGGAGAGGTCGCATAGCCCGGTCTAGTGCGCCGCACTCGAAATGCGGTGTAGGGAAACCTACCGTGGGTTCGAATCCCACCCTCTCCG
This window of the Fimbriimonadaceae bacterium genome carries:
- a CDS encoding DUF5693 family protein; this encodes MPRWVWGCAALAALASLASIGYRYRAEQRNRAVTIVAEAETIQELGAAVDLPLNASLYSLKQEGLGGVVISEQFVSDLLLVGSVTMTSGENPGSPYLVTLQGPASTLDRVERGVVVRFGEGAAMRAAPDRLIVHRVAPMTVRNLAIGLNPYVAQAVRDAGLAIVARASNPAGAGAETVRETVRWMKELGASYFLPQGEQVLGRRDNLDVLEETLAQTGIRYCTPEFVKIGGDANVVAAAPENVVRLHSAQAAELDKLPLSEAVDRYVRAARERNMRMLLLRPLTYSAQQPIRSFGDFMAAIGVDLRKQGGDLGVSRPFEEPAPPRPLLWLIGLAVAPVAMWVGTLFVSDPRGRKVGYVVLGLLGIACWVDAGRSWMALVGAVTFPTLAYAAMLSRQSKSWVVEYLAMTATSLVGGLVVAGMLNGLPYLVRADQFSGVKAAHFLPIGLIGWLLFRKLADPKEALGGTIRWSQALLTLAALAALALMATRTGNDNPAAVSGLEIKFRSVLDALLFVRPRTKEFLVGHPLLILGLALWIRERAAGAKGNAAGWAAVALVAGSIGQTSVVNTLCHLHTPVALSLARIGVGFLAGGILGAILWALVARVFTRPGS
- the csaB gene encoding polysaccharide pyruvyl transferase CsaB, which encodes MAHLLLAGYLGCGNLGDDAMMLGFLHGLGGGHDVTVLSGNPEETFRLYGLPSVPRRDMGAVKQAIYTCDALVFPGGSVFQDVTSLKSVGYYSQLVRLAKAAKKPVAMVGQGVGPLNRYFGKQMAVGAFNAADAIVVRDPGSAALLRQLGVKTPVRVAADPVFLLPKPAEREDQTSFQVGEMRTVGLAPRPLGKRTKDVAQLFADLARLLFQGNFMPVLIEMDREEDGDLILQINKLQGGKVPDLRKVQTPMQLQQRIARMDSVIAMRLHAGVLATTVGVPPFMVSYDPKVTAFANLLDVATAPSIEGLTAQRLYENFVMFAKERERVLKVLERRTGELRKQAELNVEAVVECLRGAPGS